Proteins encoded by one window of Deinococcus multiflagellatus:
- a CDS encoding DUF3349 domain-containing protein — protein sequence MTDSSTDALPDELHNSAQWLRHVFPDGIPEQQYHALLAVLAPEFSDRQLARLIAHLTGRDHAYVLNDVYRVQATPPAELDLEPVRRHLNACGFPDALDADGSHSR from the coding sequence GTGACGGACTCCAGCACGGATGCCCTCCCAGATGAACTCCATAACAGCGCTCAGTGGCTGCGACACGTCTTTCCAGATGGGATTCCTGAACAGCAGTACCATGCACTTCTCGCTGTGCTCGCTCCTGAATTCTCTGATCGGCAGCTCGCCCGACTCATCGCTCACCTCACCGGGCGCGACCACGCTTACGTACTCAATGACGTGTACCGCGTCCAGGCCACCCCACCTGCTGAATTGGACCTTGAACCTGTCCGACGGCACTTGAACGCTTGCGGATTCCCTGACGCCCTGGACGCCGAC
- a CDS encoding permease prefix domain 1-containing protein, whose translation MSATDRFLRQATRGLWGQKRREVQLELRGAIEDKVYRHQLCGLSSQDAERAALRDLGRPGAIARDLSRVHSAPAALRGALALGVAGLLSLQAAAQVGTVQAILDPRMAPACTLEELYVQLVPGATAATAQRLQATPAGRAQVQASVLGRVSPEHAAYLRRTLAGPGGEAALADACRQSKGPRYAANLLRLSDVYAALRAAGVTVTPLQDERQVALTFAGESPAQVLDLSYQTQQVGTETYVNGAALVYALKQSVTVPMHLTGLRNPVLTVGPAKLQLGSPETPVLATDLYARVMYDLLAPHLPGQPGTTLAVTPATLTPDPAGHHLRVQAPDGNLYATLSNAWLVQPSAASPRLYSLAVSSVEHGLLPAPLAQGQDIGFERVVSTLPELLFATQQGQRALLVYRLSGTDLHELTFTPVPAAQLRVNTAP comes from the coding sequence ATGAGCGCCACCGACCGGTTTTTGCGCCAGGCCACGCGTGGGCTGTGGGGCCAGAAGCGCCGCGAAGTGCAGTTGGAACTGCGCGGGGCCATTGAAGACAAGGTGTACCGCCACCAGCTGTGCGGCCTGAGTTCCCAGGACGCCGAACGCGCCGCCCTGCGCGATCTGGGCCGCCCCGGCGCGATTGCCCGGGACCTCAGCCGGGTGCACAGCGCGCCCGCCGCCCTGCGCGGCGCCCTGGCCTTGGGCGTGGCCGGACTGCTGAGCCTGCAAGCCGCTGCGCAGGTGGGCACGGTCCAGGCCATCCTTGACCCCCGCATGGCCCCGGCCTGCACCCTGGAGGAACTGTACGTGCAACTGGTGCCCGGGGCCACGGCGGCGACCGCCCAGCGGCTGCAGGCCACGCCCGCTGGCCGCGCCCAGGTGCAGGCCAGTGTGCTGGGACGGGTCTCGCCAGAACACGCCGCCTACCTGCGCCGCACCCTGGCCGGGCCTGGTGGCGAAGCGGCCCTGGCCGACGCCTGCCGCCAGAGCAAGGGACCCCGCTACGCTGCCAACCTGCTGCGCCTGAGCGACGTGTACGCCGCCCTGCGCGCCGCCGGCGTGACCGTAACTCCGTTGCAGGATGAGCGGCAGGTGGCCCTGACCTTTGCGGGCGAATCGCCCGCGCAGGTGCTGGACCTCTCGTACCAGACGCAGCAGGTGGGGACGGAAACCTACGTGAACGGCGCGGCGCTGGTCTACGCCCTTAAGCAGAGCGTCACTGTCCCCATGCACCTGACGGGCCTACGCAACCCGGTGCTGACGGTTGGCCCGGCCAAGCTGCAGCTGGGCAGCCCCGAGACCCCGGTCCTGGCCACCGACCTCTACGCGCGGGTCATGTACGACCTGCTGGCCCCTCACCTGCCCGGCCAACCGGGCACCACTCTGGCCGTGACCCCAGCCACCCTGACCCCCGACCCCGCCGGCCACCACCTGCGGGTGCAGGCGCCGGACGGCAACCTGTACGCCACCCTCAGCAACGCCTGGCTTGTGCAGCCGTCGGCGGCTTCCCCGCGCCTCTATTCGCTGGCGGTCAGTTCGGTTGAACACGGCCTGCTCCCGGCGCCACTGGCCCAGGGCCAGGACATCGGCTTTGAGCGGGTGGTCAGCACCCTCCCGGAACTGCTGTTCGCCACGCAGCAGGGCCAGCGCGCCCTGCTGGTGTACCGCCTGAGCGGCACAGACCTGCATGAGCTGACCTTTACCCCGGTTCCCGCCGCGCAACTGCGCGTGAACACCGCGCCATGA
- a CDS encoding PadR family transcriptional regulator yields MDAQQLKGHLDLLLLASLEHGPRYGGQIIADVQAATDGYFSLREGTLYPALHRLEKQGFLRGEFQVLPRGGSPVKVYTLTPAGQRELRAQRERYEQFARAVRGVIGGLS; encoded by the coding sequence ATGGACGCGCAGCAACTCAAAGGCCACCTCGACCTGCTTCTCCTGGCCAGCCTGGAGCATGGCCCCCGCTACGGCGGCCAGATCATTGCCGACGTGCAGGCCGCCACTGACGGCTACTTCTCCCTGCGCGAGGGCACGCTGTACCCCGCGCTGCACCGCCTGGAGAAGCAGGGCTTTCTGCGCGGCGAGTTTCAGGTGTTGCCCCGGGGTGGCAGCCCGGTGAAGGTGTACACCCTGACCCCGGCCGGGCAGCGTGAACTGCGTGCCCAGCGCGAGCGGTACGAGCAGTTTGCCCGCGCCGTGCGCGGCGTGATTGGGGGGCTGTCATGA
- a CDS encoding antibiotic biosynthesis monooxygenase family protein: protein MSAWVHYAEGQGDAARAALRGFLDTLPAQPGFLGAELLLSPGQPALTLVASRWAGEVPPLPVPEGVRAWTFQVLDQRQPK, encoded by the coding sequence ATGAGCGCCTGGGTGCACTACGCCGAGGGCCAGGGCGACGCCGCCCGCGCGGCCCTGCGTGGCTTTCTGGACACGCTGCCCGCACAGCCCGGCTTTCTGGGCGCCGAACTGCTGCTCAGCCCCGGGCAACCCGCCCTGACCCTGGTGGCCAGCCGCTGGGCGGGCGAGGTGCCGCCGCTGCCGGTCCCTGAAGGCGTGCGTGCCTGGACCTTTCAGGTGCTGGACCAGCGCCAACCGAAGTAA
- a CDS encoding M23 family metallopeptidase — MKPFFMVGLLLLGTVAGAASYRVKPGETLSGIAARHGLSTAQLQAANPRLRGGALQAGWVITVPERPTPGRAYTVAPGETLGSIAARAGVSLGALLQTNPQYRGGRAVWAGAQLKIPARAAVAASARASGGMVVRTASSSGRGLWLWPLPGYGAVSSGYGERELLGEREMHYGVDISAPMGTPVLAARAGRVLEARADFARGWGWTVVLQHPDGWVTRYAHLSGTLVRAGELVVQGQPVGRVGNTGRTTGPHLHFGTYLRWGPGESWTPRDPLSFYP; from the coding sequence GTGAAGCCTTTCTTCATGGTGGGCCTGCTGCTGCTGGGCACCGTGGCCGGGGCCGCGTCCTACCGCGTGAAGCCCGGCGAGACCCTGAGCGGCATTGCGGCCCGGCACGGCCTGAGCACGGCCCAGCTGCAGGCCGCCAATCCCCGGCTGCGTGGCGGCGCTCTGCAGGCCGGCTGGGTGATCACCGTGCCCGAGCGCCCTACCCCCGGCCGCGCCTACACCGTGGCGCCGGGCGAGACCCTGGGCAGCATCGCGGCGCGCGCCGGGGTCAGCCTGGGGGCGCTGCTGCAGACCAACCCGCAGTACCGGGGGGGCCGGGCCGTCTGGGCCGGGGCGCAACTGAAGATTCCGGCGCGCGCCGCAGTCGCCGCCTCCGCGCGGGCGAGTGGCGGCATGGTGGTCCGCACGGCCAGCAGCAGTGGCCGGGGCCTGTGGCTGTGGCCCCTACCGGGCTACGGCGCTGTCAGCAGCGGGTATGGCGAGCGGGAACTGCTGGGCGAGCGGGAAATGCACTATGGGGTGGACATCAGCGCGCCTATGGGCACCCCTGTGCTGGCCGCCCGCGCCGGGCGGGTGCTGGAAGCCCGCGCCGACTTTGCCCGGGGCTGGGGCTGGACCGTGGTGCTGCAGCACCCGGACGGTTGGGTCACCCGCTACGCGCACCTGAGCGGCACGCTGGTGCGCGCGGGTGAACTCGTGGTGCAGGGGCAACCGGTGGGACGGGTGGGCAACACGGGGCGCACCACCGGCCCCCACCTGCATTTCGGCACCTACCTGCGCTGGGGCCCCGGCGAAAGCTGGACCCCACGCGATCCCCTCAGCTTCTACCCATGA
- the truA gene encoding tRNA pseudouridine(38-40) synthase TruA — protein sequence MTRPPAPPPPAFRPPDGHRRLRLTVAWDGAPFAGWQAQANAPSVQDTLHAAFARLGADRFRPVAAGRTDAGVHAEAMPVHVDVPGTFRVPPERLARALNAWLPPTVAVLDAQPAPFGFHARFSCLERRYVYRLWCAPQRHPLWAGRALHVPPALDVAAMNAAAQALTGTHDFAAFATQEDRQTVRELRHLTVVPGAAADGAGLWAIHVHGESFLRHMVRGLVGTLLLVGQGKLDPAGVQGILHSRQRAQAGANVAASGLYFAGALYPGDPASTTIRSSR from the coding sequence ATGACCCGCCCCCCTGCCCCCCCGCCCCCGGCCTTTCGTCCCCCCGACGGCCACCGCCGCCTGCGCCTGACCGTGGCCTGGGACGGCGCCCCTTTCGCCGGCTGGCAGGCCCAGGCCAACGCCCCCAGCGTGCAGGACACCCTGCACGCGGCGTTCGCCCGTCTGGGCGCCGACCGCTTTCGCCCGGTGGCAGCTGGCCGCACCGACGCCGGGGTGCACGCCGAGGCCATGCCCGTGCATGTGGACGTGCCCGGGACCTTCCGCGTGCCCCCGGAGCGGCTGGCCCGCGCGCTGAATGCGTGGCTGCCGCCGACCGTGGCGGTGCTGGACGCCCAGCCTGCTCCCTTTGGCTTTCACGCCCGCTTTTCGTGCCTGGAGCGGCGCTATGTCTACCGCCTGTGGTGCGCGCCGCAGCGCCATCCGCTGTGGGCGGGCCGGGCGCTGCATGTGCCGCCGGCCCTGGACGTGGCGGCCATGAACGCCGCCGCGCAGGCCCTGACCGGCACCCACGACTTCGCCGCCTTTGCCACCCAGGAAGACCGCCAGACCGTGCGTGAGCTGCGGCACCTGACTGTGGTGCCCGGGGCCGCCGCAGACGGGGCGGGGCTCTGGGCCATTCACGTGCACGGCGAGAGTTTTCTGCGCCACATGGTGCGCGGGCTGGTGGGCACCCTGCTGCTGGTGGGGCAGGGCAAGCTGGACCCGGCCGGGGTGCAGGGCATCTTGCACAGCCGCCAGCGCGCGCAGGCGGGGGCGAACGTGGCGGCCAGCGGGCTGTACTTTGCGGGCGCGCTTTACCCCGGCGACCCGGCCAGCACCACCATCCGTTCCTCGCGGTAG
- a CDS encoding class I SAM-dependent methyltransferase, which produces MTERPHSPAWYARLAQERGEYRHPWTRTLDGPDPEQTFDLLLMGQLTPQTRVLEAGCGHGPDAARFGPLAARWVGYDAVPDFLAQAQVQAPSAEFVAWNGKGEVPPAVGGPFDLIVSRRGPTGVILRLPELAAPGARFLYVGPRLEVPQVPDRLAAVGWSVLGEWRVSVQARVPTREDWATRCDWMQEPGRLGDWDAHAGPQGLLYREERMVVLAGSPG; this is translated from the coding sequence GTGACGGAACGCCCCCATTCCCCCGCGTGGTACGCCCGGCTGGCCCAGGAACGCGGCGAATACCGCCACCCCTGGACCCGCACCCTGGACGGCCCCGACCCCGAACAGACTTTCGACCTGCTGCTGATGGGGCAGCTGACTCCACAGACGCGCGTGCTGGAAGCGGGCTGCGGCCACGGCCCGGACGCCGCGCGCTTTGGCCCCCTGGCCGCGCGCTGGGTGGGCTACGACGCGGTTCCAGACTTTCTGGCCCAGGCCCAGGTGCAGGCCCCCAGCGCCGAGTTCGTGGCCTGGAACGGCAAGGGCGAGGTGCCACCAGCCGTGGGGGGCCCTTTCGACCTGATCGTGTCGCGGCGCGGGCCCACGGGCGTCATCCTGCGCCTGCCGGAACTGGCGGCCCCCGGCGCCCGCTTTCTGTACGTGGGGCCCCGGCTGGAGGTACCGCAGGTGCCAGACCGGCTGGCGGCCGTGGGCTGGTCGGTGCTGGGCGAATGGCGGGTCAGTGTACAGGCGCGTGTGCCCACCCGCGAAGACTGGGCCACGCGCTGCGATTGGATGCAGGAACCCGGGCGCCTGGGCGACTGGGACGCGCACGCCGGGCCGCAGGGCCTCCTCTACCGCGAGGAACGGATGGTGGTGCTGGCCGGGTCGCCGGGGTAA
- a CDS encoding class I SAM-dependent methyltransferase, with the protein MTEISAYYGQDREHDRLTRGLGTVEFVRTVELLGRFLPPAPATVVDVGAGAGAYARELLGQGYVVHALDAMPGHVERLRADPTLVRLASVTLGDGRRLPYPDNEADAALLLGPLYHLPAAADRAQALAEARRVLKPGGRVVVAAISRAAAIAGDFSRLDIDEAYARPIRETAYDTGVYRNPEGRPGFFTTAYFHHPHELAAEVQAAGFAGVEVRAIEGPANLLRDPEQALADPARREGILRALRQVEREGGVAGHQPASAGGGDRAGLKRWFVRLDQGAGSTQNTPPRPRRGLSTNGSPVAFSAARSSPPGW; encoded by the coding sequence ATGACCGAGATCAGCGCGTATTACGGGCAGGACCGGGAGCATGACCGTTTAACGCGCGGGCTGGGCACGGTGGAGTTCGTGCGGACAGTGGAGTTATTGGGCCGGTTCTTGCCGCCGGCGCCGGCCACGGTGGTGGATGTGGGGGCTGGGGCGGGCGCCTATGCACGGGAACTGCTGGGGCAGGGGTACGTGGTGCACGCGCTGGACGCCATGCCGGGGCATGTGGAGCGGCTGCGCGCCGATCCCACGCTGGTAAGGCTGGCCTCGGTGACGCTGGGGGACGGGCGGCGACTGCCCTACCCAGACAACGAGGCCGACGCCGCGCTGCTGCTGGGCCCGCTGTATCACCTGCCCGCAGCGGCCGACCGGGCCCAGGCGCTGGCCGAGGCGCGCCGGGTGCTGAAGCCGGGTGGGCGTGTGGTGGTGGCGGCCATCTCGCGGGCTGCCGCCATCGCGGGCGACTTCTCGCGCCTGGACATAGATGAGGCCTACGCCCGGCCCATTCGGGAGACCGCCTACGACACAGGCGTCTACCGCAACCCGGAAGGCCGCCCCGGCTTCTTTACCACCGCCTATTTTCACCACCCGCACGAACTGGCCGCTGAAGTGCAGGCCGCTGGCTTTGCGGGGGTGGAGGTGCGGGCCATTGAAGGCCCCGCAAACCTGCTGCGCGACCCCGAGCAGGCGCTGGCCGACCCCGCCCGGCGCGAGGGTATCCTGCGGGCGCTGCGGCAGGTGGAGCGTGAGGGCGGCGTTGCTGGGCATCAGCCCGCATCTGCTGGCGGTGGGGACCGTGCCGGCCTCAAGCGCTGGTTCGTGAGGTTGGATCAGGGGGCAGGTTCCACCCAGAACACGCCGCCCAGGCCCAGGCGGGGGCTCAGCACCAATGGCTCGCCAGTCGCGTTCAGCGCGGCGCGTAGCTCGCCGCCCGGCTGGTAG
- a CDS encoding metallophosphoesterase — MRKFLAFGDVHADFDTLWAALRAASCVDGSGQPTPPVLAGLYQVILIGDLVHPKNEREYSRLTGVPRFDPRNPDHLFLAAREQVKHLERLKAYQAAAPHAIHIILGNHDDAVLNTSYMLGTSGGLIHAEFDPEHGGLHLPDHLAAWMRTFPREIRVGGVQFAHVSPLPAHAHYDDLFYADHSSKRWYKQSPEYVQMAGLAFGVYGHTQMDGGILLPEEHPFAMIDALQSREYLELMLDPTQDQPVQNVRAAPF, encoded by the coding sequence ATGCGCAAGTTCCTGGCTTTCGGTGATGTGCACGCCGACTTCGACACGCTGTGGGCCGCGCTGCGCGCCGCCAGCTGTGTGGACGGCAGCGGGCAGCCCACGCCGCCGGTGCTGGCCGGGCTGTATCAGGTGATCTTGATTGGCGACCTGGTGCACCCGAAAAACGAGCGCGAATACAGCCGCCTGACCGGGGTGCCGCGTTTTGATCCCCGCAACCCGGACCACCTGTTTCTGGCGGCGCGCGAACAGGTTAAGCACCTTGAGCGCCTCAAGGCCTATCAGGCGGCGGCTCCGCACGCCATTCACATCATCCTGGGCAACCACGACGACGCGGTGCTGAACACCAGCTACATGCTGGGCACCAGCGGCGGCCTGATTCACGCCGAATTCGACCCGGAGCACGGCGGCCTGCACCTCCCCGACCATCTCGCCGCCTGGATGCGCACCTTTCCCCGGGAAATCCGCGTGGGGGGCGTGCAGTTTGCCCACGTCTCGCCCCTGCCGGCGCACGCCCATTATGACGACCTGTTTTACGCCGACCACAGCTCTAAGCGCTGGTACAAGCAGTCGCCCGAATACGTGCAGATGGCTGGCCTCGCTTTCGGCGTGTACGGCCACACCCAGATGGACGGCGGCATCCTGCTGCCCGAAGAGCACCCCTTCGCCATGATTGACGCCCTGCAAAGCCGCGAATACCTGGAACTGATGCTGGACCCCACGCAGGACCAACCAGTGCAGAATGTCCGCGCCGCGCCCTTCTGA
- a CDS encoding single-stranded DNA-binding protein — protein sequence MAEPHRVRDALRASMTAWATLSVRGDQARVTLAPDLDVLAPQLDAIDPGWSLTWACDHPEPPIVRARLSVLGATREGLASAHTLADAKLAALAELARTYGVQPSSDPVWVEYDPEDGANTSELETETPAPRAASARPLPKEPPRDPQMDKARRHIEDLLEQLKVAGKGGDAARILMRGYGETVEESRAIYKELHALLKG from the coding sequence ATGGCAGAACCTCACCGCGTGCGCGACGCGCTGCGCGCCAGCATGACCGCCTGGGCCACCCTGAGCGTGCGGGGCGACCAGGCCCGCGTGACCCTGGCCCCCGATCTGGACGTGCTGGCCCCGCAGCTAGACGCCATTGACCCCGGCTGGAGCCTGACCTGGGCCTGTGACCACCCCGAGCCGCCCATCGTGCGCGCCCGCCTGAGCGTGCTGGGCGCCACCCGCGAGGGGCTGGCAAGCGCCCACACCCTGGCCGACGCCAAACTGGCTGCCCTGGCCGAACTGGCGCGCACCTACGGCGTGCAGCCCAGCAGCGATCCGGTCTGGGTGGAATACGACCCCGAAGACGGCGCCAATACCTCAGAGCTGGAAACGGAAACCCCGGCCCCGCGCGCCGCTTCGGCCCGGCCCCTGCCGAAAGAACCGCCGCGCGATCCCCAGATGGACAAGGCCCGGCGCCACATTGAAGACCTGCTGGAGCAGCTGAAGGTGGCTGGCAAGGGCGGCGACGCCGCCCGCATCCTGATGCGCGGCTACGGTGAGACCGTGGAAGAAAGCCGGGCCATTTACAAGGAGCTGCACGCGCTGCTCAAGGGCTAG
- a CDS encoding penicillin acylase family protein, with protein sequence MNSTQGTRRPSWGKRAALGLLVTLGLLGAAGAGGYAWLRATSEPRTAGTLQAPGLGGPVQITRDAWGVPHIRAQRDEDAVFALGFVHWQDRAWQMDFQRRVAQGRLAEVLGEAALPQDKFLRTWGFQRATLSALPALEDRSRRLIRAYTAGVNAAQAQGKVAPEFRILGYTPEPWQEVDSLSWSKLMAFDLGGNYEEEVLGARVVQKLGESGLAQVMAPYPAGAPTILSEDELPARNGRTAAAPTAPLLPETTLAELRAHLAAARALGLQAVPGKGSNNWVVSGRRTVSGKPLLADDPHLALTAPMLWYLADLQGGALKSIGASIPGLPAIVIGRNDRVAWGVTNVNPDVQDLYLEPEGAPLRSRTETIRVKGQPDVTLTVRESAHGPVISGAGADDLGPRVALKWTALQPRDTTMDAFVGLNYAQNWGDFTRALSRYVAPSQSFVYADVDGNTGYYAPGRVPIRAGWDGSLPVPGDGTREWQGFIPFAQLPHVYNPADGLVVTANNQVVPQAYPFNLGNPRNWAEPYRAERITQLLSAKPRLSVADFQAAQLDTQSLVWRDFRTLLLATAPGSDDARRALADLRAWDGRMTVDSRPALLFEAWLMGLQEMARDELGNGTVMNSLSVLRQLQGGGELCAVQGRGDCAALLTRSLDAALADLRTRLGDDMTGWTYGQLHQVASNHRAFGKVGALAWLFNHAAPTPGGTNTVNVARPEHGTFRQTHGASYRQIVDLSEPDRSLYIGSLGQAGSPLAPHATDQMNRWIAGEYLPMSTRPADWGKTRLLTLKP encoded by the coding sequence ATGAACAGCACACAGGGCACAAGGCGCCCCTCCTGGGGCAAGCGGGCCGCGCTCGGGCTTCTGGTCACGCTGGGGCTGCTGGGGGCGGCGGGGGCAGGCGGCTACGCGTGGCTGCGCGCCACCTCGGAACCCCGCACCGCCGGCACCCTGCAGGCCCCGGGGCTGGGCGGGCCGGTGCAGATCACCCGCGACGCCTGGGGCGTGCCGCACATCCGCGCCCAGCGCGACGAGGACGCCGTGTTCGCCCTGGGCTTTGTGCACTGGCAGGACCGCGCGTGGCAGATGGATTTTCAGCGCCGCGTGGCCCAGGGCCGCCTTGCCGAAGTGCTGGGCGAGGCCGCGCTGCCCCAGGACAAATTCCTGCGCACCTGGGGCTTTCAGCGCGCCACCCTCTCGGCCCTGCCGGCCCTGGAAGACCGCTCGCGGCGCCTGATCCGCGCCTACACGGCGGGCGTGAATGCCGCCCAGGCCCAGGGCAAGGTGGCCCCGGAATTCCGCATTCTGGGCTACACCCCTGAACCCTGGCAGGAGGTGGACAGCCTGTCGTGGAGCAAGCTGATGGCCTTTGACCTGGGCGGCAACTATGAGGAAGAGGTGCTGGGCGCCCGGGTGGTGCAGAAGCTGGGCGAAAGCGGCCTGGCTCAGGTCATGGCACCCTACCCAGCGGGTGCCCCGACCATTCTCAGCGAGGACGAACTGCCCGCACGCAATGGCCGCACGGCCGCGGCGCCCACCGCCCCCCTCCTCCCCGAGACCACGCTGGCCGAGCTGCGCGCCCACCTCGCCGCTGCGCGGGCCCTGGGCCTGCAGGCCGTGCCGGGCAAGGGCAGCAACAACTGGGTGGTCTCGGGGCGCCGCACGGTCAGCGGCAAACCGCTGCTGGCCGACGATCCCCACCTCGCCCTCACTGCGCCCATGCTGTGGTATCTGGCCGACCTTCAGGGCGGGGCGCTGAAGTCCATTGGGGCCAGCATTCCCGGCCTGCCCGCCATCGTGATTGGGCGCAATGACCGCGTGGCCTGGGGCGTGACCAACGTGAACCCCGACGTGCAGGACCTGTACCTGGAGCCGGAAGGCGCCCCGCTGCGCAGCCGCACCGAAACGATCCGGGTCAAGGGACAGCCCGACGTGACCCTCACCGTACGCGAGAGTGCGCATGGGCCGGTGATCAGCGGCGCCGGGGCCGACGACCTGGGCCCGCGCGTGGCCCTGAAGTGGACGGCCCTGCAACCGCGCGACACCACCATGGACGCCTTTGTGGGTCTGAACTACGCGCAGAACTGGGGCGACTTTACCCGGGCCCTCTCGCGCTACGTGGCCCCCAGCCAGAGCTTCGTGTACGCCGATGTGGACGGCAACACCGGCTACTACGCCCCGGGCCGCGTGCCCATCCGCGCGGGCTGGGACGGCAGCCTGCCGGTGCCCGGCGACGGCACGCGCGAGTGGCAGGGCTTTATTCCTTTTGCGCAGCTGCCGCATGTGTACAACCCCGCCGACGGACTGGTGGTCACCGCCAACAACCAGGTGGTGCCCCAGGCCTACCCCTTCAACCTGGGCAACCCCCGCAACTGGGCCGAGCCCTACCGCGCCGAGCGCATCACGCAGTTGCTGAGCGCCAAGCCTAGGCTCAGCGTGGCCGATTTTCAGGCCGCCCAGCTGGACACCCAGAGCCTCGTGTGGCGCGATTTCCGCACCCTGCTGCTGGCCACGGCCCCCGGCAGCGACGACGCCAGGCGCGCCCTGGCCGACCTGCGCGCCTGGGACGGCCGGATGACCGTGGACAGCCGACCCGCCCTGCTGTTCGAGGCGTGGTTGATGGGCCTGCAAGAGATGGCCCGCGACGAACTGGGCAATGGCACGGTGATGAACAGCCTGTCGGTGCTGCGGCAACTGCAGGGCGGCGGCGAACTGTGCGCCGTGCAGGGCCGGGGCGACTGCGCCGCGCTGCTCACCCGCAGCCTGGACGCGGCCCTGGCCGACCTGCGCACGCGGCTGGGAGACGACATGACCGGCTGGACCTACGGCCAGCTGCATCAGGTGGCCAGCAACCACCGCGCTTTTGGCAAGGTGGGCGCCCTGGCGTGGCTGTTCAACCACGCGGCCCCCACCCCGGGCGGCACGAACACGGTGAACGTGGCCCGCCCCGAACACGGCACCTTCCGCCAGACCCACGGCGCCAGCTACCGCCAGATTGTGGACCTGAGCGAGCCGGACCGCAGCCTGTACATCGGCAGCCTGGGGCAGGCGGGCAGCCCGCTGGCGCCGCACGCCACCGACCAGATGAACCGCTGGATTGCCGGCGAGTATCTCCCCATGAGCACCCGCCCCGCCGACTGGGGCAAGACCCGCCTCCTGACCCTGAAGCCGTAA
- a CDS encoding MFS transporter: MLWRRPLTMLRLLALLALSETVRAALFVGVLPLAGPGLGLGAAVIGLMAGAHYLADALGRGPAGALVARVGLGPSLLAGALLGALTLLLARQGLEALGAVLVCALWGLGTAALWPAVMSASQALAHPARTARALTVTNLTAVPAVLTGALVAGPLMQHWPQAVWSALLLLQGAAAALALSLWRAAVPLRPVPVPWREWRPVAALLPTAFVQTLAPGLLVTTLYPMLAALGLGLDDLLLPGALTGALIGASAALLGRVADRDHPRRALLPGLALLAAGFALAALTGAQFLWGLAALAGVGFGAFLTGWNGLVARTLPQGQRAAAWGAVMTAEALGAAAGPMLGGAAWQVWGVAGVFGLGTLAFGGALLYVAFGQREGAMSHEP, encoded by the coding sequence ATGCTCTGGCGGCGGCCCCTGACCATGTTGCGGCTGCTGGCGCTGCTGGCCCTGAGCGAGACGGTGCGCGCCGCGCTGTTCGTGGGGGTGTTGCCCCTGGCTGGCCCGGGGCTGGGCCTGGGGGCCGCCGTGATTGGCCTGATGGCCGGCGCCCACTACCTGGCCGACGCCCTGGGGCGCGGGCCAGCCGGGGCGCTGGTGGCGCGCGTGGGCCTGGGCCCCAGCCTGCTGGCGGGCGCGCTGCTGGGGGCCCTGACGCTGCTGCTGGCGCGCCAGGGCCTGGAGGCGCTGGGCGCGGTGCTGGTGTGTGCGCTCTGGGGGCTGGGCACGGCGGCGCTGTGGCCGGCCGTCATGAGCGCCTCGCAGGCGCTGGCCCACCCGGCGCGCACCGCCCGCGCCCTGACCGTGACCAACCTGACCGCCGTGCCCGCCGTGCTGACGGGCGCGCTGGTGGCCGGGCCCCTCATGCAGCACTGGCCGCAGGCGGTGTGGAGCGCGTTGCTGCTGCTGCAGGGCGCCGCCGCCGCCCTGGCCCTGAGCCTGTGGCGGGCGGCCGTGCCGCTGCGCCCGGTGCCGGTGCCCTGGCGCGAGTGGCGCCCAGTGGCGGCGCTGCTGCCCACCGCCTTTGTGCAGACGCTGGCGCCGGGCCTGCTGGTGACCACCCTGTATCCCATGCTGGCCGCGCTGGGGCTGGGCCTGGATGACCTGCTGCTGCCCGGCGCCCTCACCGGGGCCCTCATCGGCGCCAGCGCCGCCCTGCTGGGCCGCGTGGCCGACCGCGACCACCCGCGCCGGGCGCTGCTGCCGGGGCTGGCACTGCTGGCCGCTGGCTTTGCGCTGGCCGCGCTGACAGGCGCCCAGTTCCTATGGGGGCTGGCGGCCCTGGCAGGCGTGGGGTTCGGCGCTTTTCTCACTGGCTGGAATGGCCTGGTGGCTCGCACCCTCCCGCAGGGGCAGCGCGCCGCTGCCTGGGGCGCGGTCATGACCGCCGAGGCCCTGGGCGCCGCCGCTGGCCCCATGCTGGGCGGCGCGGCGTGGCAGGTGTGGGGCGTGGCCGGGGTGTTTGGCCTGGGCACGCTGGCCTTTGGCGGGGCGCTGCTGTACGTGGCCTTTGGGCAGCGGGAAGGCGCCATGAGCCATGAGCCATGA